A window of Chlorobium phaeobacteroides DSM 266 genomic DNA:
ATCTGCTGCATGAAAACAATCCGCATCATGCAAGCCGGGGTTCCAACCCTCTTCTGCCGCCCAGTCTACCGCCATTCCGATTTCCTGACGGCTCATTATTCTGATGGAGTAGTCTGAACGTTCTGTCATGTTCAATGCCTTTCGATTTGAGGTGACGTTCAGTTCCCGGAACTGTGGTTTCTCAGGTTCCGTTCGTTCCTCACTTTTTCTCTTGCGACAATACCTGGAGGCGCGCTTTATTGCGATTGAATGTCGATCAATAGCGAGTAGTATCCTGAAAATAGTTGATATGACGAGCAACAGGTGAATAGAAATATAGGGTAAAACTCGGGATTATATAAGACCTTCCCTGCTCCTTTTTTATGGAGCGCGATAACAAAAAGGCATTACTGTTGTTGACATGAAAACAGGTTTTTCAGACAAGGTGTCGGGGTTTGTCAGAAAAATATAAGGAATAGCGGCAAAATGTATTAAGAAAATAATGAATCAGTTGTTTAATGGTATTATTATTTAGGAACGAAGGGCCTGATTTTTATATTAAGCATATAAGCATGCAGTGATATCCGGTTCATAAAAACAGTTGTTCAGCGCCAATGAAACATGTTGTGATTGTCGGAGGAGGATTTGCCGGCCTCAATGTTGCCAAGGAATTGGGCAATAAAAAGGATATCCGGGTTACTCTTATTGACAAGAATAATTTCCAGCTTTTTCAGCCGCTTCTTTATCAGGTGGCCATGGCGGCACTCAATGCCGGTGAAATTGCTTACCCTCTTCGGATTATGCTTTCGAAGTACAAAAACGTAACCGTTCTTAAAGGGGTTGTCAAAACCGTTGATCCTCGTAATAAAACGGTCTATACGGATTTTGGCGAAATGCAATATGACTCTCTTGTTCTGTGCTGCGGAGCAAAACATCATTATTTCGGCCATAATGAGTGGGAGGAGTTTGCTCCCGGACTGAAGACGATTGGCCAGGCTTCGGAAATCAGGCGAAGGGTCATGGAGGCGTTTGAAAATGCGGAACGCTCACAGGACGTTGCTGAAAAAAGAAAATTGCTTACTTTTGTTATCGTCGGAGGCGGACCTACCGGTGTTGAGCTGGCAGGTTCAATCGGGGAGATGAGTCGTTATTACCTTTCAAAGTATTACAGGAACATCGATCCAAAACTTACAAGAATATTCATTGTTCACTCTGCGCCGCGTATTTTACAGACCTTTTCACCTGAACTTTCAAGCAAGGCGACTCGTGCGCTTGAGAAGCTTGGCGTTCAGGTATGGACATGCAGTCTGGTCAGCAGGATCGATGCTGATGGCGTTCAGGTTGGTAATGAGAAAATTGAGGCAGGCACCGTTCTCTGGGCCGCGGGAGTAAGAGCGACCAGTATCGGCAAAACAATTGGGTTCGATACAGACCATTCCGGCAGAATAATTGTTGAGGATGATCTCACGGTTCGGGGTTATCCTGATGTGTTTACTGGTGGAGATCAAGCTCATTTTGCTCTTCCGGGCGAAACGTCGCTTCCCGGACTCGCATCTGTTGCTCTTCAGCAAGGTCAGGCTATCGGCAGAAATATTTTATTGGCTTTTCAGGGAAAACCGAAAAAACCTTTCAAGTATCGCGACAAGGGTCAGATGGCGACCATTGGAAAAAATGCTGCTATTGCCGAAAGGGGAAATGTTAAGCTTTCAGGGTTGTCGGCATGGATTATCTGGCTTGGTGTTCATATTTATTATCTGAGCGGCGTAAAACATCGTCTTTTTGTTATTCTGCAATGGGCATGGTCTTATTTCACGTTTGGTCATGCTGCCCGGATTGTGAATAATGAGTGGAGGTTTTATACTAATGTTCAGGAGCCGGCAGAGCCTGCTGAACGGGAGGAACTTATGGCGAATCCGGCATGTGTTTTTGCTGCTGATGCCCGACAATAGAAGGCTTTTCGGGTGATCTGGTTCAGGAACTATCAGTTATTTTGATCTATGGTTCTCTTCAGACTGGTTTCATGGTTGATGATGGTGCTGCTTTTTTTCTGCGCTACGGCTTTTGGCAGAACGTTACGCACCGGGCTCGATGTTCTCGATGCTTCCGCATGCCGGGAACTTGAGGGAAAACGGGTAGGGTTGATTACCAATGCCGGAGGGATAAGCGCAAAAGGGGAGAGTAATTATCGATTGATGCTTCGTCATGGGGTGAATCTGAAATACCTTATGGCTCCGGAGCATGGTTTTTCAGCCAGAGCGGATGCCGGCAGGAGGCTGGGGGGAACGGTTGTTGATGATACCCTGAAGGTTTATTCACTCTACGGAGCATCAAAAAAGCCTGATATCGGGCAACTTAAATCGGTCGATGTGCTGGTTTTCGATCTTCAGGATATCGGCGCCCGATGTTACACCTATATTTCAACCATGAAAAATGCCATGGAGGCCTGTTCGGAGGCGGGAGTGGCGTTCATGGTTCTCGACAGGCCAAATCCGATTATGCCTCTTTCTCCATCCGGATTCATGGTTGACAAGGGGTATGAGTCGTTTGTCGGGGCGGTAGATGTGCCGTTTATTCATGCCATGACGGTTGGCGAGATAGCTCTTTTTCTGAAAAACACCAGATTCAGGACGCTTGATCTCAAGATTA
This region includes:
- a CDS encoding NAD(P)/FAD-dependent oxidoreductase codes for the protein MKHVVIVGGGFAGLNVAKELGNKKDIRVTLIDKNNFQLFQPLLYQVAMAALNAGEIAYPLRIMLSKYKNVTVLKGVVKTVDPRNKTVYTDFGEMQYDSLVLCCGAKHHYFGHNEWEEFAPGLKTIGQASEIRRRVMEAFENAERSQDVAEKRKLLTFVIVGGGPTGVELAGSIGEMSRYYLSKYYRNIDPKLTRIFIVHSAPRILQTFSPELSSKATRALEKLGVQVWTCSLVSRIDADGVQVGNEKIEAGTVLWAAGVRATSIGKTIGFDTDHSGRIIVEDDLTVRGYPDVFTGGDQAHFALPGETSLPGLASVALQQGQAIGRNILLAFQGKPKKPFKYRDKGQMATIGKNAAIAERGNVKLSGLSAWIIWLGVHIYYLSGVKHRLFVILQWAWSYFTFGHAARIVNNEWRFYTNVQEPAEPAEREELMANPACVFAADARQ
- a CDS encoding exo-beta-N-acetylmuramidase NamZ family protein: MVLFRLVSWLMMVLLFFCATAFGRTLRTGLDVLDASACRELEGKRVGLITNAGGISAKGESNYRLMLRHGVNLKYLMAPEHGFSARADAGRRLGGTVVDDTLKVYSLYGASKKPDIGQLKSVDVLVFDLQDIGARCYTYISTMKNAMEACSEAGVAFMVLDRPNPIMPLSPSGFMVDKGYESFVGAVDVPFIHAMTVGEIALFLKNTRFRTLDLKIIPMQGYRRGTLVDEYEGFRFVSPSPNINSTVAALVYPATVFLEATKVSEGRGTDAPFLQFGAPFIDSARLLQEVQAYRLPGVGFSSVQFIPKSGKFRNEQCFGLKLRVSDRKLFSPFTTSAVLLLALQKLYPSSLGLKEGSVFFDRLAGTPLYREMILKQVPLDAIISASRNDVQEFERLYPSRFIYPE